One genomic region from Leishmania braziliensis MHOM/BR/75/M2904 complete genome, chromosome 35 encodes:
- a CDS encoding putative mitochondrial phosphate transporter, giving the protein MTASTKPWDARYVNPDHPHDSTYYMKCIGGGILACGTTHTAVCPLDVVKCNMQVCPERFKSLAQGISLIMKEEGIGANGLLKGWLPTLCGYSAQGAFKFGLYEYFKDFYANMVGRENAKKYEGVIWLAGSASAEFFADMGLCPFEMAKVKVQTSPKGTFPTGMLAAMSAMRADPSSGFPYKSLAPLWGRQIPYTMAKFFFFEKVVRMFYEYVFTKPKEQYNKATQLSITFASGYIAGVICAIVSHPADTLVSARGKTSNAGKSYGQIAKEMGYMNVCTKGLGTRILMIGTLTGLQWWIYDTYKTTLGMGTSGGSGKK; this is encoded by the coding sequence ATGACCGCTTCGACCAAGCCTTGGGACGCGCGCTACGTGAACCCCGATCACCCACACGACAGCACTTACTACATGAAATGCATCGGTGGCGGCATCCTCGCCTGCGGTACGACCCACACCGCCGTGTGTCCCCTCGACGTGGTCAAGTGCAACATGCAGGTGTGCCCCGAGAGGTTCAAGTCGCTCGCGCAGGGCATTAGCCTTAtcatgaaggaggagggcatcGGTGCCAACGGCTTACTGAAGGGCTGGCTGCCGACGCTGTGTGGCTACTCTGCCCAGGGCGCCTTCAAGTTTGGCCTCTATGAGTACTTCAAGGACTTCTACGCGAACATGGTCGGCCGGGAGAACGCTAAGAAGTACGAGGGTGTCATCTGGCTTGCCGGCTCCGCATCCGCGGAGTTCTTTGCTGATATGGGCCTGTGCCCGTTCGAGATGGCCAAGGTGAAGGTGCAGACGTCGCCGAAGGGCACCTTCCCAACAGGCATGCTCGCCGCCATGTCCGCCATGCGCGCCGACCCCTCTTCCGGCTTCCCCTACAAGTCGCTGGCACCGCTGTGGGGCCGCCAGATACCGTACACGATGGCCAAGTTCTTCTTCTTTGAAAAGGTTGTGCGCATGTTCTACGAGTACGTCTTCACGAAACCGAAGGAGCAGTACAACAAGGCCACGCAGCTCTCCATCACCTTCGCCTCCGGCTACATTGCTGGCGTAATCTGCGCCATTGTTTCGCACCCCGCGGACACCCTTGTCTCTGCCCGTGGTAAGACGAGCAACGCCGGCAAGTCGTATGGCCAAATCGCGAAGGAGATGGGCTACATGAACGTTTGCACCAAGGGACTCGGCACTCGCATCCTGATGATCGGTACGCTGACGGGTCTGCAGTGGTGGATCTACGACACGTACAAGACCACCCTCGGCATGGgcaccagcggtggcagcggcaagaaGTAA
- a CDS encoding putative mitochondrial phosphate transporter, giving the protein MKCIGGGILACGTTHTAVCPLDVVKCNMQVCPERFKSLAQGISLIMKEEGIGANGLLKGWLPTLCGYSAQGAFKFGLYEYFKDFYANMVGRENAKKYEGVIWLAGSASAEFFADMGLCPFEMAKVKVQTSPKGTFPTGMLAAMSAMRADPSSGFPYKSLAPLWGRQIPYTMAKFFFFEKVVRMFYEYVFTKPKEQYNKATQLSITFASGYIAGVICAIVSHPADTLVSARGKTSNAGKSYGQIAKEMGYMNVCTKGLGTRILMIGTLTGLQWWIYDTYKTTLGMGTSGGSGKEVKRALIKMCLAPQR; this is encoded by the coding sequence ATGAAATGCATCGGTGGTGGCATCCTCGCCTGCGGTACGACCCACACCGCCGTGTGTCCCCTCGACGTGGTCAAGTGCAACATGCAGGTGTGCCCCGAGAGGTTCAAGTCGCTCGCGCAGGGCATTAGCCTTAtcatgaaggaggagggcatcGGTGCCAACGGCTTGCTGAAGGGCTGGCTACCGACGCTGTGTGGCTACTCTGCCCAGGGCGCCTTCAAGTTTGGCCTCTATGAGTACTTCAAGGACTTCTACGCGAACATGGTCGGCCGGGAGAACGCGAAGAAGTACGAGGGTGTCATCTGGCTTGCCGGCTCCGCATCCGCGGAGTTCTTTGCTGATATGGGCCTGTGCCCGTTCGAGATGGCCAAGGTGAAGGTGCAGACGTCGCCGAAGGGCACCTTCCCAACAGGCATGCTCGCCGCCATGTCCGCCATGCGCGCCGACCCCTCTTCCGGCTTCCCCTACAAGTCGCTGGCACCGCTGTGGGGCCGCCAGATACCGTACACGATGGCCAAGTTCTTCTTCTTTGAAAAGGTTGTGCGCATGTTCTACGAGTACGTCTTCACGAAACCGAAGGAGCAGTACAACAAGGCCACGCAGCTCTCCATCACCTTCGCCTCCGGCTACATTGCTGGCGTAATCTGCGCCATTGTTTCGCACCCCGCGGACACCCTTGTCTCTGCCCGTGGTAAGACGAGCAACGCCGGCAAGTCGTATGGCCAAATCGCGAAGGAGATGGGCTACATGAACGTTTGCACCAAGGGACTCGGCACTCGCATCCTGATGATCGGTACGCTGACGGGTCTGCAGTGGTGGATCTACGACACGTACAAGACCACCCTCGGCATGGgcaccagcggtggcagcggcaaagAAGTAAAACGAGCGCTGATCAAAATGTGTTTAGCACCCCAAAGGTAG
- the AAT11 gene encoding putative amino acid permease — translation MQWTPLISSRDRRVSPVVRFRSPRVETVVRPKAVLTTLTLLGVIYTASISGGYGLEESVRAGGPLLSILFLCLIPFVWGIPVSLCVAELSCAIPSNAGPIMWVNCAFPSWMTFMTVLWTTFLNFVDNSLYPAVFADYCATLFHLGWVESALLKIAFLWTCAIINIVGFTLVGIFSVSIMLITIVPFILIFLLQLPKGLNWTRITYIPDYINWAAFLPVAAWNFSGFDSAGNVVEEVQNPNPTFIRALILMIIAALATYIPPILAGASVEELANVPFEQWGDGFWVKVGEAVGGTPMAVMVMVGGAISTIGLMTTLLATTSRSLSGMGTLNAFPSFFSKWLEKYSETYKTPVHAILVNTTITCTLSVSLTFQTLVQIDQVLYALRLIVILSSFLKLRFTQPLLERPYWAPGGKTAAVLWAGVPITFSVFLILMAMTGGPLIFYSSVFLIAGTAVVSYVTVRLFRSDGFEGSLVEEYEDADRSTYGTLLEMELSEWHFLHQRHSFIDGPPHTDVSRLRA, via the coding sequence ATGCAGTGGACACCGCTGATCTCGTCGCGTGATCGCCGGGTGTCTCCGGTTGTGCGGTTTCGCAGTCCTCGTGTGGAGACGGTGGTGCGGCCAAAGGCAGTACTTACAACGCTTACTCTGCTTGGAGTCATCTATACGGCCAGCATCAGCGGTGGCTATGGTCTTGAAGAGTCCGTCAGGGCTGGCGGCCCGCTGCTGTCcatcctctttctctgcctcatCCCGTTTGTGTGGGGCATTCCCGTATCGCTGTGCGTGGCGGAACTCTCCTGCGCCATCCCGTCAAACGCTGGACCGATCATGTGGGTCAACTGTGCCTTTCCATCTTGGATGACGTTCATGACGGTGCTGTGGACGACCTTTTTAAATTTTGTAGACAATAGCCTGTACCCCGCTGTCTTTGCGGATTACTGCGCTACGTTGTTTCATCTCGGCTGGGTGGAAAGCGCACTCCTGAAGATCGCCTTCCTGTGGACGTGCGCCATCATCAACATCGTCGGCTTCACGCTTGTTGGCATCTTCAGCGTCAGCATCATGCTCATTACCATCGTGCCTTTCATTCTTATCTTCCTGCTGCAGCTACCGAAGGGCCTCAACTGGACGCGCATTACTTACATTCCGGACTACATCAACTGGGCCGCGTTTCTCCCCGTGGCTGCATGGAACTTCTCCGGATTCGACTCTGCCGGCAACGTCGTTGAGGAGGTGCAGAACCCGAACCCGACCTTCATCCGTGCGCTCATCCTCATGATTATCGCGGCGCTGGCCACCTACATCCCACCGATTCTGGCTGGTGCTTCCGTCGAGGAGCTGGCCAATGTCCCTTTCGAGCAGTGGGGCGACGGCTTCTGGGTGAAGGTCGGTGAGGCGGTCGGCGGGACCCcgatggcggtgatggtCATGGTCGGTGGCGCCATCTCGACAATTGGGCTCATGACCACCCTTCTGGCGACAACGTCGCGATCACTCTCGGGAATGGGAACGCTTAACGCGTTTCCGTCGTTTTTTTCCAAGTGGCTGGAAAAGTACTCAGAGACTTATAAGACTCCGGTGCACGCCATCCTCGTCAACACCACTATCACATGCACTTTGTCCGTCTCTCTAACCTTTCAAACGCTGGTGCAGATCGACCAGGTACTCTACGCGTTGCGCCTCATCGtcattctctcctccttcctgaAACTGCGTTTCACACAGCCGCTACTGGAGCGTCCGTACTGGGCGCCCGGCGGCAAGACTGCTGCCGTTCTGTGGGCCGGTGTCCCTATCACCTTCAGTGTGTTTCTCATCTTGATGGCTATGACAGGTGGACCGCTCATCTTCTACAGCAGCGTCTTCCTCATCGCCGGCACGGCTGTTGTCTCCTACGTCACCGTCCGCTTGTTCCGCTCCGATGGCTTTGAGGGGTCTCTGGTCGAGGAGTACGAAGACGCTGACAGGTCGACATACGGGACCCTTCTTGAAATGGAGCTCTCCGAGTGGCACTTCCTTCACCAGAGGCACTCGTTTATCGACGGCCCACCGCACACCGATGTCTCTCGCCTTCGCGCGTGA
- a CDS encoding putative sm-f snRNP core complex protein has translation MEANVPGAFLHSLVGKKVLVKSKWGPVYEGNLVSCDTFMNLQLRDAVEHAKQDTELGEMLLRNNNILYIREATTTSC, from the coding sequence ATGGAGGCGAATGTCCCTGGAGCATTTTTGCACAGCCTTGTTGGCAAAAAGGTGCTTGTGAAGAGCAAGTGGGGCCCGGTGTACGAGGGGAATCTTGTAAGCTGTGACACATTTATGAACCTGCAGCTCCGTGATGCAGTAGAGCACGCAAAACAAGACACGGAGCTGGGTGAGATGCTATTGCGCAACAACAACATCCTGTACATCCGTGAGGCGACCACTACGTCTTGTTAG